The following is a genomic window from Rhododendron vialii isolate Sample 1 chromosome 9a, ASM3025357v1.
AACAATGGATGGGCTTCTTCTTGCAACTGCTAGCACAAAAGGCACTTTGATAAGAATTTTCAACACAATGGATGGGACTCGGTTACAAGAGGTACTTTACTGAATGATcttgtatttgttttttcatttttgtcctttTCCATAGCCTTATTATGTAGAGCTTTTAATTGCTGTTAAGGTAGTTACTGGGTCTATATGATTCCAACAGTATAGGTGGAATGGAACAATTAAAGGGTAATTGAAATTCCTTCTTTTCATTTGTGCTAAACCCTTCTATGATTCTAGTCAGAGACCACCATCTTGATTAAAATCAGTTTGAAACGTGTTTCCTACGGTAAAGCGAccacaaaaatggagaaaattttgTAATCATGTCTTTATGCATCTCGCAGAAATCTATCCCTGCATAAAGATGAATTGCAAAATTAAGACTCACAAGATGCAAGTGCACTGTCGCCTAGAGAATTCGGCCTTTTCCAAAAGACCAGTCACTACCTAGCTGAAGGAGTAGGAATCATGTCCATTTAAGAATAATTAATGCATGTATCATCTGTTGCTCcattaaataaaatttggtcTTGCATTTAACTTTGCATTATCATGACCTTAGTCAATTGAGAAATCTACAGAGGCTTGTAACCCTTCCCTGCATGGTTCCCTTTGCGCCATCTATAATAGAACTACATGTATCCTCTGATCTGTTTATGTAGGGAAATGTGTTTGTGCAATGTGAAGCTAAAAGACATAAAAGGGAGTGCCCTGTATCATGCTCTATCGCCACATACAATAGCATTTCATATATCCTCTGACCTTATTTCGTGGCGAGTCAGAATACCATTTCCccttatttgttagtttttggcTTCTGGGCTGGATTTTAAACTTAAGAGCTAACACAACCTCCgtcaaaattttcctttcttttgcaTTTGCCTATGGGCCCGGTTACTGAAATGATATTTGTTTATTAATAGGTACGCAGAGGATTGGACAGAGCAGATATTTATAGTATTTGTCTCTCCCCTAACGTCCAGTGGTTGGCAGTGTCAAGTGATAAGGGTACTGTTCATTTATTCAGCCTCAGAGTTCGGGTCATCGGGGAGGACTCATCAATTTCTTCCAGTGCTTCTGAAAGTCTGGCAATGTTCTACCAGAATTCATCATCTTCCCTTGATGCTCTGATTCCTCCTAGTACTAGTGACAACCCTGGATCAACATTGTCTTTTATGAAAGGTTTCAAATCTCAATGCTTGGATTGATTATCAAAAGATTGATACGTTCTAATTGTCTGCATAAGGGTTCAATACATGCCTACCAAGGCAGTTTATAGTaaatcatttttatttgtttttgacaTGGTCACTGTTTCTTTTTCTATGCAAGGCCAAGAAAAGAACAACCCAAATAGAACTTTAAGACTGCTTTTCCAAATCACAATCATCTTCTGGTCCTTGATTTTTATTACTTTAACTGCTTTTAAACAGTCTATATTTAACATGGTACTACTGTACTAGACAATTGCTTGTAGGTTTGTCCAAGTTTTGTTCATTTGCCAGTACCAGGGGTTATAAAAATGATTCGTACTTgaggttttgttttgttttctcctcCAAACTCTCACGTTTCTGAGTTCTTTCAGGTATTTTACCAAAGTATTTTAGCTCAGAATGGTCATTTGCTCAGTTTCGTTTACCAGAATACACCGAGTTCAGTGCAGCATTTGGATCTCAGAACACTGTCATTATTGCTGGCATGGATGGGAGGTATGATTCATAtgaaattttcttctcttttcctttcttttgcaAATTATGCTGAAGAGGGAAGGGACGGGGTTTATTATATTACCATCTTGCCCTCGTTTCATGCAAAGTTGGTTAGTTGTAGCAACTAGGAAGGGGCCAAAAGTGTAATTTCAAACTTTGACAAAGTTGGATTCTCTCGTCCCGCTGCTCCTCTGCCCGTTTCTGAAATGAAAACTGGCTGGCCGCTTCCCCATTTCCTTCTCCTCTCCACCAAACAAGAGAACCCTCCCTTCATTCTGGCCAGCCATAATTCAAAGTTTTACCTTCGGTGGATCTACTTCTTACCCATTGTAGGAAATAATATTTCTCTAGTACATCACTATGTGCTCTAGAAGGACAAGGATATTATTGAGTACTTACAATGTTAGACAAGAATATAAATTTAGCttctcaaaagtttttttttattcagattgGACCTTTTCACTTTCTCATCACTTTGCTCTTTGGTTTCCTCTCGTTATCAGTTTCTACAGGTGCAGTTTTGATCCTGTTAATGGAGGGGAGATGTTGCAGCAGGAATATGTCCGCTTTCTCAAGACTGACAATAGACCAAAATAGGGGTATCTCAATAATTCCATGGGCAATAACATGAATGTATACCAGTGTAAATATCATCAGTTCCTCAGTAAttgaaatttcattttgttACTCCATGCCGTGTGAGAAACATGCAGAGCAGGTGAGTTGTAAATGGTTATAAATTGCTTTAACGACATATTGCTCTTGAAAGGAACTCTTATGTAATTGCTATCGGCTTATATGTGCAAGAGTAATGCAATTCAAGCTAACAAAAGTTACTCGGATTTTATCTGTCAGCTGAGTTATCTCCATCCGAATATTTGCAGCCGGTCATGTTTAAAAGTTCTGCTACTGGGTTTTCATAGTTACTGGGATATGCTTGCTTCAGCCGTGACTGCGCAAAACTGTGCAGGGATTTATGTGGAGGATAAACATGCCTTTGTTTGCTCTGTTGCTGTATTGTACACACTAAGCAAGCGTAAACGTTCCACTTCTTGCAACCAGGCTAAAAACAGTGCGGTAGCCAAATCATTACTTGTTGGGAGGCGTATGAAAtgtttacccttttttttttccgggtgCACCAGAAAAAAAAGCATGAAATGTTTACCATCTGAAGGAAGTAGGAGATGGTCACCACAATAAGTGGTCAAGTGCTTCAAATGGATGTTTAAGTGGTTCAATTGGATTCAACCTAGTTtggtgaaaaaaaatagaacatagatgtgctacttctttttcttttttttagatatGCTACTTTAACATAGTTGTCACCAAACATTGCCTCTAGCCCCACTGCTATTGGATTGGGGCCATAGCTAAGGTCTCATTGCATATTCTTAGCAGTAAAAAAGTATGTTTAGCCCCGTCAAGCGGATCCGAAGATACTGCAAAGCAACTCCCTGTAGAGCGCGAGCGCTTGCAGGAAGCTGCTTTGTAGCATCTCTGAATCCCCATCAAGTAGTTGCAAAAccataaaatcaaaatattgcGTGAGTAAATTCGAAGTACTCAAATCATTGTGGGAGTATATTCAGGTACTTGCCAATTGCACTCTCTCTCACttcaacaaaaggaggaaaAATGTTGGGTGAGAGAGGTTGGCTACGTGGACGTTGTCATCTCATTCATGTGACGTGGATTTTAGATTTCCACCCTTTTTCTTCACCAATTGTCAAAAACGTTGGTAATTGAATTCGAGTATAATATTTTTTCGATGATCAAGGACTCAAGGGTGTCCGGCTCAACTTATGCGTATTTGGACTATTCCTCTCTCCGATCCGCGCTCcagaaatttctttttttgcaatgTAATCCCGAAAAATTGTGAGTTTCGAACTCATAATGCCTGGGCTTACATTTCAATATTTAACTGCAACCCAGTATTGCCTGAATCTCAATTCGTAAAATATCCACGATGAAATATCTGGCAAGGTAAAGTGCCCATCTCTCAGCTCATTGCTAGTAGAGTTTTCGCTCTTTCATTTCTCCAGCTGGAATACGAATACCCATCTCGTTTTACTTcgttaatctctctctctctctctctctctcacacacacacacacacatgtgcaTGTAGTCCTTGTTGCGTAGAGCAGGCAGAACGATGAGTGGCGGCGTATTGGTGGGGTTTCACCAGTTCTGTTTCCCTGGCCGCTCTGAATCACCAAAATTTCCAGACAACAAAACCCATTCCCTTCCGTTGGAGAGAAGGTGCCCCTGCACTAGATTGCGGTTGGATTCCAAAAGGGGCAATCTTGTTTCTTCATCTATGATTGCCTTCGCTTCTTCTGCTTCTGTCAGCGGATCCGGCGCAGAGTATTCCGGTAAATTCGTGCTCTTTGCTACTGCTATCAGTCCTATATAGCATACAGATATGAACGTATGTTTAGTTCAAGGAAGAATGGTACTAATTCAGTTGGTTGCGATTGACTACTTGACTTGGATGCTCCTGTTTTGCCGTATAGGATTGATTGATTGGGAAAAAATTGGATGTTGAAGATAAGCATGCTAATCATGGGTATACTAGTATGAAATGGATATCATTAGGGAAGTGGATGGAGTAGTTGAACCCATCGACTATCAAGTATCAACAATTTTGTCTAGATTTGGGGTGAGCAAAAGTAGTCAATCCCAAAGCAACAGTATATGAACTTTACGTCATCGATTTGTTTAACCAAGTGTTGGACAATAGCGGTCCAAGATATCTGTATCAGGCCGAATGTCAAAATGAAGCCCATTTTTGGGTCGCTGGAAAGCTGGGGTTTTCGGGCCCCAAGACTAGTTTCTTTGGTAGGCGATGCGCTAAGTAGCTTAATTGTTAGAGCCACCTTTGGAGTTGAACCATGATTTATATGGGTGTGTGTATATTATGGACAGCTAGGATTCTTTCTTTCCCTTGCTGTCTTAGAAAATCCGAGTTTTTATGACATGCTTCATTAATATCTCCAGAGCAATTGTTGGGAACAAAACCagagcaaaaaaagaagaaaatagctGGGATAGACCAAGACGAATTACTGGATCCTGCACTTTTAGCCGATCCAGACAGTTGTTTTTGCGAGTTCAAAGGGGTACAAATACACCACAAGATATGCGATGCCGAATCAGTCGCACAAAACTTATTACAGGAACAAATTGCTTCTCAAATTCCTTCCCAAACTAAGCAAATGAGCCTTCCTATGATTCTGATGCACGGCTTTGGAGCCTCTGTCTTCTCATGGCATCGAGTTATGAAGCCTTTAGCACACGTCACCGGAGCAAAAGTGCTTGCCTTTGATAGACCTGCCTTTGGATTGACATCAAGGGTGAATCCGCATGAGCATTCACCTTCTAGTAGTGAAGATAGGAAACCTTTGAATCCATACTCCATGGTATTTTCTGTGCTAGCTACATTGTTCTTCATCGACTTATTATCAGCTCAGAAGGCAGTTCTGATGGGGTATGTACATCTGTGATTctacatttttttcctttttcatgtGCTCTTCCATCTTAGAGAGTCCTGCATGTGATACGACTGTATAGGTTAATTGCTGATCCTTTAGATCTTTTCTTTGACGTGTGGTCGTATTATATCAGAAATCAAGACAAATTATGTTGTCATTCACAGCTGTACTGCTCATTGAACTATTTTTAGTGGCTTCTAGTTAGGACCCTTGATTGTTATGTATGACTTCTGTCTTCTGTTACATGGGCCCAGTTATGAGTGTCAGGTGCAGGTGCTGTCTAAGTCATATTCATCGAACTATTGTTCCAATTTCCAATGAAACATTACAGTATTTATATGCAATGGTTTCTTTAAATTTCTAGGGTAGATTTGGCCGGTATTGTGAAATAGATTTCATTCATAATATGCTTGTTGGGTGGATGTCCAACCATTCGTGTAGGACACGTATTCACTTCATGCATTTTATAAGAGTGTAAGTAACGTAGCTTTTGCCAGCACTTTAGGTTCAAGCTGTTGGTTTAATGGCAGTTATGTTTAAGCTATTCGTTTAATGATTAAAGGAGTTAGATGTACTGTAAGGTAAAATTAACTCTTCTCTTGCAATCAAAATAGGAAAACTTTGCCCTTGAACAAATGTCTGTTTGATGGATATTTGCTtgctttttcaacaattttaaaACCAATTATCCTACTATTGTTCTGTAATAATCCTACTCTCCATTAAGTGGTAAATATTATGCTGGAGAACTTTTCTTGTTGTCTCTGTTTATTTTGAAGGCTGAAAACATCAATTATGAGATGCCAGGCATTCAGCTGGTTCTCTTGTAGCAGTTGATACATATTTTGAAGCACCTGAACGCGTTGCTGCTCTAATCCTTGTTGCCCCTGCAATTCTAGCTCCATTGAATATACGTAAAGTTGTCAAAGAAAATCAATCCGGAAGAGACACTCAAAGGCAGGAAGAAATCTCCTATTCAAATATTCATGGAAATCCATTTATTAGGCTTGGTAACGTCTTGTCAGAGTTCTTCAAATACATTGCCCAGGCGATAATGCATTTGTTTAAAGGGATGGGAGTAATGGTTAACTCTCTCTACAAGAAGGCTTTATCTGCAATTCTGCGGTCTTCCTTGGGTGTGATGTTGGTAATGATCTTTCTTAGCTTAGCTTGATTCCACGACATGTTCAAGTTGTTTTGGAAATCGCTTACTTGACCAGTTCTTTAGGCCTCAGTCAAATTATTATCATCCAAATACGATCTCAGATGATTTTGTCTAAAGATTTAGTTTTGGCTCTCTAGTCTCATAAGTCAAGTTCTCTAAATAGAATTAGATACGAATTGATCAAGTACTCTCtggttttcatgtggtttggttttgtatggATGGACATGAGTCGGTATTACCTACCGTAACCTGATTTTGCCTACTTTTGTTTACAGACAAGGATGGTGATAGATAAATTTGGCATAGCTGCTGTTCGAAATGCATGGTATGATTCAAATCAGGTCCCTGAACATGTCTTGCGTGGATATACAAAGGTGATTTATCTTTAAAAGCCACGTCTTTCTTGATACTGATTCATTGGTTTGGTGGTTTAGTTGGTGTTTTGGAAGGGAGAGAACAGAAGGGAAGTAAGTCGCAGAATTTCTAGCTTGGCGATTTATTttgcaaagaaaagaaaagtgaaagaGAACATAATAGTTCCCTTGATTAATTTTTGAGAGACAAAATAAAAGGGCAATTAAAACTAacgaagaaaaagaggaaagaataagaaagtgaagaagaaaataatcttATTCTctgtagatttctttttcttctctcctcaTCAAGTTTACCTTAATGTCATTCACAGCCGCTGAGGGTAAAGGGTTGGGACAAGGCCCTTGTGGAATTCACGGCGGCAATGCTTGCAGATTCGTCATCTGAATCAAAGCCACCACTGGCGAATAGGCTCAATGAAATCTCATGTCCAGGTGATAATTTAGactctcctttttgtttgtCACTTCTTATTATctaacaagaacaaaaagaGAGCAAAGGGAAAGAGAATCCATTAAGGTGACAATAGCAATCTCCACTAGGAGATCTATTATTAcccaaaatcaactcaatcttcACCTCCACAATTTTTTGCATGATCTCTGAACTATTCACCATTTTGTCTACCATTTCCTGACTTATTCAAACCTCTGATGGCAATGCTAATTCTTCTTATTTTGTGAAATCCAGTTCTGATTGTCACCGGCGATTCTGACCGGCTTGTCCCCTCTTGGAATGCCGAGAGACTTTCCCGAGCCATACCCGGGTCTTGCCTAGAATTAATCAAGAATTGTGGCCACTTACCCCAAGAAGAGAAGGCTGAAGAATTTGTATCGATTGTTGAAAAGTTTCTAAATAGAGTTTTTGGGCGTTCACAGGAGCAATATTTGCAAGCAGCCATTTGACTGTTTATGTGCTATTATACACCCCAAATTGTTTCTGTTCTAACCGCAGGTTGGTGGGTTATCAATCAGCTGAAAGAACTAATTCAGTAATTCATAGGATCCGGTTGCTGTAAGTATGAACCCTAGTTTGGATATTCTTAACATTAGTCATAAATTGTGTTCCAAATACCAGAATAAATGTCGCATGAAATATAATCATCTGTCAAGATGGCAGACTCATTTTTGTACCATCATCAATAGGATCAACTGTAACAAGTCAAATGCTCACTTCTCGGTAATACAGAAATGAAAAGTATTATCTGAACTGAAAGCTGGGACATGCTGTTTCTGCGAATGTAATTCATTCAAATTCCATCCaacaaaagagaagaaataTAGAATGCCTAACAAATACTTGAACAGTATGACAAAAAAAACCGATCACCATCTCATGTCACAACATAATTTTACACAGGCTGCTTTGTTTGTCAGAAAGGAGGATCAGTTACGATGGTAAGACTAGCATCTTGAAACCCCGCTGGAACATCAAATCCTGATATAAAATCATCACCAAAGATCACAGCACCGGCTGCTAATGCTCCAGCACCCAATCCCATTCCAAAACCACGTCCACCACCGGTGCCACCCCCACAGCCAGTCGGCGGCATGTTCATGTAACTCGGCGGTAAGTAATCTGTTCTAGGGAGGAAAGTGGGTAGGTAACCGATATTAgaaggtggaggtggtggtgttCGTGGCGGCTGATAACTGGGCCCACCTGCAGGTGGGTAGCTTGGACCTCCTACTGATTGGTAGCTTGGGCCGCCTGCTGATTGGTAGCTTGGACCGCCTGCTGATTGGTGGCTTGGACCGCCTAATGATGAATTAGAATAAGCTCCAGGCAGTGGCATAGGGTAAGCATAGTTGGAAGATGGCAGTGGTCGATTTTCTGGCGGGCGGTGTGGTGGAAGAGGAAATTGTGGCGGGGGTGGTTGTGACATTCCATATAATTGATTGGATATGTTAATGTTGTTGTTGTGATCCATGAGCTTGAATCCATCGCCATTACCTGCAATTTCAAACTAGAATTTAGAACTTCATGAGCATTAGGACCCCCTCCATCTCAAGGGTGTTGGGGGTCTATGCTGAAATAAGCTATTAGGGGAATTAGCCAACTAACTGAAATTTAAGCATCAGAAACACTATACAACAAAGAACAAACCCAGAAACGCAAAAGACTTTACAGCCCTATTTGGATGAGGACAAATTggtgaaaaatggaaaagattGAGTTTTCTCATCAAAACTTATGAGTTTTGGTGAAAAACAAAATGGACCATTTAAACCTAATAAAAACCTTCCAATTCCTCTACATTTTGCACCTCTTCTATTCATCCAAACAAGTGATAACTGATAAGATTCTCGTCATTTTTCTCATCagttctcaccatccaaagggtTAGATAAGACTGTATTTAAATCACGAATTTGCGAAGAGATTCATAGAGCAAGGAAACCAAAGAAAACCAAGAGCAACCAAATAAACAATTTTAACTACTTTAGCTCATTATTTCTAATCTTCTCCTGTACGCTTTCCTTGTCATTCATAAATCTGTCAGCCAATCCATGACTCAAACAAAAGTCTAGAGACAAACAAACTCAAAGACTTAAAGCAAATAATCAGGACATTCATTTCATACCTGTATAAGAACTGGGTTCTTCCCTCTCTTCTGATATTCGGATGGAAACATCAACAAATCCTTGAGGTTTATTAGAATTCCTTCTCCTCAGTTGAAAGCTCCCCACTTCTTCAACTGGCTTGGAAACCTCAGAACTCTTGACATATTTATCCAAAAACTCTTTCAGCACAACAGTTGCAGTCCCCTGGAGCCTTTCTCTAAGGAAAATGGGCTCCCTACTGTAAACTTCCACCTGAAGTGCCAAATCTTGGAATTCCGATTCAGAGGTATCGACCGGAGCTGAGAATTTGGTTTTCCAAACTGGATTTGCATTTCCGGAAGCATCAATCCTGCTGCAGTATTTGTTGTTTGGATCAATCCACCCAACTGCATACCACTGGAGCTTAAACAGCGACGAAGTTCGCCGGAGCCCACGAGCTGAAATCAAGCACACCTCCACCCATATTTTCCCCATTTTCTGGCAATTTGCTGTAACCGAAAGGAACAAGAGATGGtcggataattttttttctcccccTCTGTGGCTCTTCTTTTGATAAAGTTCATAGAAAGTGGCATCATGTAGAAGGCTACTTACTTTAATGTCAAAGGATAAATACCAACAGTGGTAAAGGATAGTCTTTGTTACCTTTTTTTTGCCCCTAGCAAGTGCATTCCAGGTAAGCAGGAATCTGAACAAGAGTCAAACTTTGGCAACATAAAGGTTTGctgagaaaaatgaaaatgaatgaCGAAATTACTTGTTTACACAAAAACCTCATCAAAATGATATGATAATGACATTATCGAAATTATATGTCAGGATGATGGGATTTTTTATCTTACAATGAACACACTAGAAAAGGCTACATCATTTTGTACAGAAAATATGTacaaaaatactactcctattCCATGTGTATGTCTATAGTAATGTCTAAGACACGTCCAATTGTCTACATTACATGAAAACTTCAGCCAGGTCATGGGCAAGTGCAGACATATCCTCCTTGATACCATCAGATTTCCACCCTCTTTTGCCTTGTTTTCGGAAATTGTGTTTCTCAGTTGAAACTAGATATGAAAATGGGATATCAATATCCGAGACAGAAGCAAACTTGAGTTCCTCTGAAACATCCCAATTAGCATTTCAAGGGTTCGGCTGCAAAAGTCATATGCTAGAGCTGACAGTTTTATGACTTATTACAAATCATGGCTTAAAGGGCTCTCTAACAAGTGGAGCTACCAATAGCTTTCGACCAACATGTTTGACCATGTGATTTGCTTCACAGCTAGAAACAGTCCTTGTATACATCATTGTAGTAGCTCCCAAACTGTCCTCTCCAAATCCGCATGCTTCAAAGAATGACCTATGAAAGAGATGCAGGGGAATCACCATCAGCAGCAAAATGTTATTTGAATTTATGATCCATGAGTAAAATACGAATGACATACTTATTAGGAGTACCATTTTGGATCCCTTGTTAAAAATGTATTGCCAAATACAGTGCCCCGTCAGTAACATATGTGGGTACATAGGATTGCTTATTAGGGAAACAAACTAAAGCTCTAAAAGGAGGTAAAATTTCCATGGGCTAGTAAACTGTTGGTCTGTAAAAAACTAATGCTTGAGCTTGATACGCATGTTCTCAAATTTATGATTACTCAGCCGAGGACAATTGGCTACACATTTATGTCAAGATGGTAACTTATAGTTACATAATACAGCAGAGGAGCACCTCATATACCTGTTGCCCATGACATAATGAGGGATTCCTTGGACAGGGTTGAAAGCACAAGAAGACATAATCCAAGTCCACAGAAAATTGAAGTAAGCGCGTGGGAAGAATTACAAAATAGTTGAAGTCCACATTTGTTTAGAAAATTCACCTCTCCTCATGTGAGCAAAGGGCTGCTATGTCATAGATGCCTCTACTAGTGAGCATGCTGCAACAAGAAAATGTTAAGACACCATTAAGGATGAGCAAATAAATGTTGTTTACAAATGGTCCATACTCAAACATTATAGAACAAACACTATGATACACCCGCGGGTTACCAAATTACCATCGCAAATGCAATAAACTGCAAGATTCAGACTTATTACACATCAAACCATGTAGATCACCATGATTTGAAATGTCCACGAGGTTACTGACTAACTTCACAATATTTTTGTACAAAATAGTGTAACTTTAAGTGGTGAAACATAAAACTGGCCTCAAAAGAGTATCAACCAACCTTATGATTCTTTTGACTATCATCTTGCCGATTCCCATCTCTCGTAGAGAAGGAATAACCTGGAATTCACTGAAACATGACTGCATTAGTAAATGCAAAACGACTAGATGTTCCAAATTAAATATAATGCTCTAACAACCAGTAGGATCAAGATTGAGGAGTataggacaaaaaaagaaaaaagaagaagcaccaCTCAATTGGATTACAGTTAGACCTAGATCTCTTAACAATGTGCATGGTTGAAAAAAACagctaccttccttttgaatATTTCCAATCATGTTTCAAGATCCACAAACCTTTTTCATCCAAATCTGTGGCGAAATGTGACTCCAATTTTCCTAGGTGGATCAAGTAGAAATCGTTCAAGCAACTGCAATGAGCTAGAAACGACAATGATCCAAATGCAAATGCAATACAAAGAATTGTGATGCAAACATCAACGCAGTTCAAGTTACTAGCTATTCCGACAAATCACAACCATTGCccaatcttcttttcttttccgttttAAGTAGAACATTGTTCGCACTTCATCTTTGTTCCCGTAATTTTTtcctgttaaattgttaatcaGTGAAATCTTAAGCTTGCAATGGAATACCATACTTGGTGAGAAATGATGAtgattttcaagtttcaaaaagTCTACTTATCCTCTAAACCAGGCACATCATAATTCAAGATTCCCAACTGTTTTCTAGCTTTGGATTGATAACAATACAAAACACCCCCCATATCACCCAGTAATGCTACTATCCCTATATCTACAACTAAATAATTAAATCAGTGTTTAAACAAGGGAAGTGAATATCATTTCACTTAAACAATTATACAATTCAGACCGTAAATTTGAGACTGGCTTACATTTTTATTCCCTAAACCCTTCAACGACCTAACAAAACTTccacgaagaagaagaagaaaaaaagatgcCAAATATCTTGTCTCCACTTTTCTAGTTTCACATCCCAGGCTTAAATTCTGATTAATATCAATTCAAGCTTTTTCCCTTTCCATCTTTTGCATAACACAATTTGGGCAGTCTTCCAGGGCGTCTAGTACCTTAATATACACAGTAGATGGAACTAGATGAAACTCGTCTAATTGATGGTTCATCTTACCACGACGTCGTAAATTGCAGCAGTCAATCCACCATCCGAAACGGCCCGTCCAAAACCCACCAACATCCCATTCTCCGCCGTAACGGGGACCACTCTCCTCAACCAATCTCCTCCAAACCCCATCGTATTCTCAGACGAAGAAGAGGAGTAGTACGATACGACCTCGGGTTTTGCAAAGACGGAAACGACGATACAGCTGTGGGACAGGGCAATGCGGAGCTTGTCGAGGTCGACGGGATCGGGGCGGCCGTCCGCGCCTAGGGCGGGGAAGCGGTGGCAGGAGTGGTTGGAGAGGGTGT
Proteins encoded in this region:
- the LOC131301456 gene encoding GCN5-related N-acetyltransferase 3, chloroplastic isoform X1, which encodes MGVASGIHAAYLPSKFQPPPKTATSKTAHNKTFRRRRIPPPPLFISTNPTHVNPHHLRDLYTLSNHSCHRFPALGADGRPDPVDLDKLRIALSHSCIVVSVFAKPEVVSYYSSSSSENTMGFGGDWLRRVVPVTAENGMLVGFGRAVSDGGLTAAIYDVVVIPSLREMGIGKMIVKRIISMLTSRGIYDIAALCSHEERSFFEACGFGEDSLGATTMMYTRTVSSCEANHMVKHVGRKLLQTFMLPKFDSCSDSCLPGMHLLGAKKR
- the LOC131301452 gene encoding uncharacterized protein LOC131301452 — its product is MSGGVLVGFHQFCFPGRSESPKFPDNKTHSLPLERRCPCTRLRLDSKRGNLVSSSMIAFASSASVSGSGAEYSEQLLGTKPEQKKKKIAGIDQDELLDPALLADPDSCFCEFKGVQIHHKICDAESVAQNLLQEQIASQIPSQTKQMSLPMILMHGFGASVFSWHRVMKPLAHVTGAKVLAFDRPAFGLTSRVNPHEHSPSSSEDRKPLNPYSMVFSVLATLFFIDLLSAQKAVLMGHSAGSLVAVDTYFEAPERVAALILVAPAILAPLNIRKVVKENQSGRDTQRQEEISYSNIHGNPFIRLGNVLSEFFKYIAQAIMHLFKGMGVMVNSLYKKALSAILRSSLGVMLTRMVIDKFGIAAVRNAWYDSNQVPEHVLRGYTKPLRVKGWDKALVEFTAAMLADSSSESKPPLANRLNEISCPVLIVTGDSDRLVPSWNAERLSRAIPGSCLELIKNCGHLPQEEKAEEFVSIVEKFLNRVFGRSQEQYLQAAI
- the LOC131301455 gene encoding uncharacterized protein LOC131301455, translating into MGKIWVEVCLISARGLRRTSSLFKLQWYAVGWIDPNNKYCSRIDASGNANPVWKTKFSAPVDTSESEFQDLALQVEVYSREPIFLRERLQGTATVVLKEFLDKYVKSSEVSKPVEEVGSFQLRRRNSNKPQGFVDVSIRISEEREEPSSYTGNGDGFKLMDHNNNINISNQLYGMSQPPPPQFPLPPHRPPENRPLPSSNYAYPMPLPGAYSNSSLGGPSHQSAGGPSYQSAGGPSYQSVGGPSYPPAGGPSYQPPRTPPPPPSNIGYLPTFLPRTDYLPPSYMNMPPTGCGGGTGGGRGFGMGLGAGALAAGAVIFGDDFISGFDVPAGFQDASLTIVTDPPF
- the LOC131301456 gene encoding GCN5-related N-acetyltransferase 3, chloroplastic isoform X2 — its product is MGVASGIHAAYLPSKFQPPPKTATSKTAHNKTFRRRRIPPPPLFISTNPTHVNPHHLRDLYTLSNHSCHRFPALGADGRPDPVDLDKLRIALSHSCIVVSVFAKPEVVSYYSSSSSENTMGFGGDWLRRVVPVTAENGMLVGFGRAVSDGGLTAAIYDVVVIPSLREMGIGKMIVKRIISMLTSRGIYDIAALCSHEERSFFEACGFGEDSLGATTMMYTRTVSSCEANHMVKHVGRKLLVAPLVREPFKP
- the LOC131301456 gene encoding GCN5-related N-acetyltransferase 3, chloroplastic isoform X3, with translation MGVASGIHAAYLPSKFQPPPKTATSKTAHNKTFRRRRIPPPPLFISTNPTHVNPHHLRDLYTLSNHSCHRFPALGADGRPDPVDLDKLRIALSHSCIVVSVFAKPEVVSYYSSSSSENTMGFGGDWLRRVVPVTAENGMLVGFGRAVSDGGLTAAIYDVVVIPSLREMGIGKMIVKRIISMLTSRGIYDIAALCSHEERSFFEACGFGEDSLGATTMMYTRTVSSCEANHMVKHVGRKLLPNP